The genomic interval GCCATTTCTTCCCCTAAAAGGTCACGGAACTGGGAAGAAAAATTCTGGTGGTCAGAAAGGATTCTGGATATGGTTTTATATTTGAAAATATGTATCATATTTCCTTCCCTGTATACAGGTGAGCTTTTCCTCATTTCACGATACCATTCAAATGGTTCTTGTTTATATGTAGGAATTCCCATAAATTAATATTGCGATTTAATATATTATTTTGCCCATGATGAATTAAAATATGACAGCAGAATTAAGCTTAATCAATAAAAATAAAAAGGATGATAATATCACTTCTTAGATGATCCAGAAATATTACAGGGGCAAACCATCATATGGGGATGATTTTGATTATATACTTATATCCCGTATGACAATAAAATCAGATACCTTTGACGGGATTTTCCATGACGTTTATTCCAATCATTACGACCTTACACTATTATTTGGAAAGCAGGGCATTATCGCTTTTATTTATGGATTGTTTATCAAACTCTCCCTATCTGTCAAGAAGGGGAAGGTACTTCCATTTGGAACTATTTATTCCAGGAATGCCTATGAATATCTCATTTCAAAAAATATTGTGCCTGACATGGAAAAAAACATGATACTTGGAAACACATTGCTGTTGAAAAACAGGAGTTTTGAATATAAGATAGTAAATACCAGATTGCGCTGCAGGGAAAATATTCACTTTAAGGACTTCCTTGACCTGACTATCAGAAGAGGAAATATGTTCAGGTATATTATTGTAGGAATTACAGGGGTCATTGTAAATGAGGGTGTACTGCTCCTCCTGCATGGCAAGCTTGGAAGTGAATTAAGCATTATACCCGCAATTGAAATTTCAATTATTTATAACTTTATTTTAAACAATAAATACACATTTAAAGGAAGGGGGCATTTTTACATGAGATTGGCTAAGTACAATTTATTTAATCTCATAGGATTCGCTGCCAATCTTGGTGTGTATTATACAGCGGTGTATTACAGGACAGATATATACGTGGCAGATTTCCTTGGTATACTGGTGGCATTCATAATTACATACACAACTGCCACCATGATAGTGTGGTAACATGGAAAAAACAGGTACACTGGACAGGATTCAACGCATTATATTGAATGAAACCGCCACAGTGCTAATTTTATCGGCTTTCGTGGCATTCGGGCTTTTTGGTTACCTTAACGTTTACGCCATAGTACTGGAAACTGCATTGCTTCTGCTTGCATTTATAATACTTCTCGCATCTAACCTCAATGGATGGTTCCGATTCAAGCCATTTTATGTACAGGCTTTCCTGTATTCCACCATGTTGCTTGTGGACATGGTAATATTTCTGGCAGTTTCCAACCGGGCAATGAAATATGTTCTTCTTGCAGTTGCAACAGTATTGTTGTTAATTGTATCCTATATATTCTATAAAGACCCGGACTCCTATGCTTTCCTGAAAAAAAGGGAGCATATGGTAAAACCTATTTACATAATTGTGTCTGCTGCATTCATTGTAGCTGTGTCTGCAATTGCTGTACTTGTTGCATTTGAACCAACTGATGAGTTCCTTATTGATTTGTATTCCGCAATGAAATTCATGCATGGATTGAATCCCTATAATCCTGCAACCACGGCAGGGGTCTTTCTATATTTCAAGCATTTCAACCTTGACCTTAACGTAACCCCCACCATGTATGGTAAGGATATAACACTGCAGGGATACCCGGCCCTGGCTTTCCTTATTTACATACCCTATGTGTACATAGGAAAATTTGCAAACCTGATAATTTCTGCTATAGCATTTATTCCGTTCATTATAATATATAAAAAATTCAATAACAGAAAAGTAGCGCTGTATGCAATGTTTGCCCTGCTGGTAAATGTAATATTCCTTTACAGTTCGGCTTTTTCCTTAATAGGGCTGGTGTGGGTAGTATTCATTATGGTATCATATTATTACAGGGATAAACCAGTGTATTCCGGCATATTTTTTGGATTGGCACTGTCGGCAAAGCAGTTTCCTGCAATTATTTTCCCATTTATGTTTTATATGATATACAGGGAAAAGGGGATAGTTGCAGCCATAAAGTGGACTTTATCTGCATTCCTGGTATTCATGCTAATCAATGGATATTTTATTATCAAATCACCTGTACTGTATTTCAAAGATATCCTTTCTTCAGAGATAGCAAAACTCATAGGCATCGGATTCGGGCCATCGCAATTGTCTTTCCTTAACTTTATACACATTCCTGCCACCATGTTTACGGTTTTGCTTGTGCTGTCACTGGTTGTAACCTTTATTTTATATGTAACCCATTATGATACATTAAAATTCGAACTTTTCGCATTTCCCATGCTGATACTGTTATTCAATTACAGGCTGCTCATAACCTATGTTGCATTCTGGCCAATTATATCCCTCATATCCATAGAGGATATAAATTATAAAAAGAAAATAAATATAGATAAAAAAGCGCTGAAACGTTATGCCACATACGCTTTTGCAATATTAATTGCAATATTAATTGTGGGGGCATATTTCGGTGTGCATTCCACAGAGGATGTTAAAGTCAATTCCATAAGCCTTGACATGTCAAAGGGGAAAATTCAGAAGATATACATGAATGTTACATATACAGGCACTGCCTCGGAAAACATATATTTCCGAGGAATAATAAACGAAACAAATTATAATGGCCTCCTGTTCAATTACACGGGAAATAGATTGAGTCCTGGAAGCACCACAAATATTACACTGTATCCTGTAAGGGGTGAAACAATCCCGGATAATATTACAATTGACCTGATAGGATACAATGGAACTGTCCAGGGTTCATCTGCTTACACAATAAATAACTGGAAGGTTACGCCTTACCATGATTTGCTATATAATCCTCCGCAAAATAAGTTATCGCTAAGTCAGAGCCTGCCCTGAACAGGGAAATAAGCGCCTCATTTACGGTATCGGCAGCCAGTGCCCCTGAGAGTACTGCATTTTTGACCATGCTATATTCACCGCTCACCATGTATGTTGCCAGTGGCATTTTATAAAGTTGCTTTGCCCGGTAAATCATATCCAGGTAGAATAAAGCAGGCTTTACCATGATTATGTCGGCGCCTTCCTTCACATCAAGATCTATTTCACGCATTGCCTCGTCACCATTCCGGTAATCCATCTGATAACTTTTCCTGTCGCCAAATTGTGGTGTGGAATCTGCAGCATCCCTGAATGGTCCATAGAGGTTGGATGCAAATTTTGAACTGTATGCCATAATCATTGTGTTGACATAGCCATTGGAATCCATTGCCTTCCTTATGACCCCGACCTGCCCGTCCATCATCCCTGAAGGGGCAACTATGTCAACTCCTGCCTCTGCAT from Ferroplasma acidiphilum carries:
- a CDS encoding GtrA family protein, whose amino-acid sequence is MIQKYYRGKPSYGDDFDYILISRMTIKSDTFDGIFHDVYSNHYDLTLLFGKQGIIAFIYGLFIKLSLSVKKGKVLPFGTIYSRNAYEYLISKNIVPDMEKNMILGNTLLLKNRSFEYKIVNTRLRCRENIHFKDFLDLTIRRGNMFRYIIVGITGVIVNEGVLLLLHGKLGSELSIIPAIEISIIYNFILNNKYTFKGRGHFYMRLAKYNLFNLIGFAANLGVYYTAVYYRTDIYVADFLGILVAFIITYTTATMIVW
- the hemB gene encoding porphobilinogen synthase encodes the protein MFPVERMRRYRLNSNLRDIFSETKINSDKLIMPVFVDETEKSKTAIKSMPGIYRYSLNEYEKYIGHLEDIGVKNIIIFGIPKHKDSSGTSSYDHDGIVQKAIRSAKLNTKLNVIADLCLCEYTDTGHCGVISNGYVDNDKTLNIYGKEAISYAEAGVDIVAPSGMMDGQVGVIRKAMDSNGYVNTMIMAYSSKFASNLYGPFRDAADSTPQFGDRKSYQMDYRNGDEAMREIDLDVKEGADIIMVKPALFYLDMIYRAKQLYKMPLATYMVSGEYSMVKNAVLSGALAADTVNEALISLFRAGSDLAITYFAEDYIANHGKA